From Cellulomonas chengniuliangii, the proteins below share one genomic window:
- a CDS encoding penicillin-binding protein — MATSPRGRQVSLGQATALLVAFVVTAGAGGLVAAALMIPVVTVAKGTTDVTVTAFDGLPSELAIKPLPEKSTILAADGTLLAELYTENRIVVPLEAIAPILRQTVVAVEDKRFYEHGGVDPMGMLRAVVKNSTTESTQGASTLTQQYVKNVLIEAANSEQDRAAAADAREADGTEGYSRKLREAKLAISLEKETPKEKILEGYLNIAAFGASVYGVEAAAEYYFGKPASDVNYLEAATIAGITKAPGRYDPAKNIDDLTEPQGRRDTVLGLMLQQELISQEEHDAGVATPLANTLNIQRPKEACKMADTVVAGSGYFCDYVTKILMTDPVFGADRQARKDNLYRGGLTITTTLDPREQALAKAAVEEWLPAGSPEDLSTAFSVVQPGTGHITAMAQNWEYVPTGGENRQTALNLNTDYEYGGSRGMQPASTFKPFTLMQWLKEGHSLNENIDGSRRSWPAKEFNAPCTRLTDSGGKAWTPGNAEGGSWTTMSVLDATKNSVNSAYIAMGSKVDLCGMIAGAESVGIHRAVPRADGAVNLTVQPSNIIGTEEVAPLTMSAAYASLAAEGVFCKPIAILSVRAASGDELAVPTADCHQAVEPHIAHAMTYALGNVWNGTASKLGKTAYTSAGKTGTSSFNEHTWFAGYTPLRAAAVWVGYHDGTRQAKNIRVKGKVERSVYGATIAGPIWRSFMDPAMEGQDVPEFTAPRDKEVVGEKVFVPSVIGQSVEAATAALKGAGFGVALSPDPVSSSLQANVVAEQSPNGTAVKGSVVTLRVSDGQGGNGPGWPGSPGQPGGPGNPGGPGNPPPGPGNRG, encoded by the coding sequence ATGGCTACCTCCCCCCGTGGCCGCCAGGTCAGCCTCGGCCAGGCGACGGCCCTGCTCGTCGCGTTCGTCGTCACCGCCGGCGCGGGCGGGCTGGTGGCCGCCGCCCTGATGATCCCGGTGGTCACGGTGGCGAAGGGCACCACCGACGTCACGGTCACCGCGTTCGACGGCCTGCCCTCGGAGCTGGCGATCAAGCCCTTGCCGGAGAAGTCGACCATCCTCGCCGCGGACGGCACGCTGCTGGCCGAGCTGTACACCGAGAACCGGATCGTGGTGCCGCTCGAGGCCATCGCGCCGATCCTGCGGCAGACCGTGGTCGCGGTGGAGGACAAGCGGTTCTACGAGCACGGCGGCGTGGACCCGATGGGCATGCTCCGGGCCGTCGTGAAGAACTCCACGACCGAGTCGACCCAGGGGGCGTCGACCCTCACCCAGCAGTACGTGAAGAACGTGCTGATCGAGGCCGCCAACAGCGAGCAGGACCGGGCAGCGGCGGCCGACGCCCGAGAGGCGGACGGGACCGAGGGCTACAGCCGCAAGCTGCGGGAGGCGAAGCTCGCGATCTCGCTGGAGAAGGAGACCCCGAAGGAGAAGATCCTCGAGGGGTACCTGAACATCGCGGCCTTCGGCGCCTCGGTGTACGGGGTGGAGGCCGCTGCGGAGTACTACTTCGGCAAGCCCGCCTCCGACGTCAACTACCTCGAGGCCGCCACGATCGCGGGCATCACCAAAGCCCCCGGCCGGTACGACCCCGCGAAGAACATCGACGACCTCACAGAGCCGCAGGGGCGCCGGGACACCGTGCTGGGCCTGATGCTGCAGCAAGAGCTCATCTCGCAGGAGGAGCACGACGCCGGTGTGGCGACACCGCTGGCGAACACGCTCAACATCCAGCGGCCCAAGGAGGCCTGCAAGATGGCCGACACGGTCGTGGCCGGCTCGGGGTACTTCTGCGACTACGTCACCAAGATCCTCATGACCGACCCCGTGTTCGGGGCCGACCGGCAGGCGCGCAAGGACAACCTGTACCGCGGCGGGCTGACGATCACCACGACGCTGGACCCGCGCGAGCAGGCGCTCGCCAAGGCGGCGGTCGAGGAGTGGCTGCCCGCGGGCAGCCCTGAAGACCTGTCGACGGCTTTCTCGGTGGTCCAGCCGGGCACCGGGCACATCACCGCGATGGCGCAGAACTGGGAGTACGTGCCCACCGGCGGCGAGAACCGGCAGACCGCGCTCAACCTCAACACCGACTACGAGTACGGCGGCTCGCGCGGGATGCAGCCCGCGTCCACGTTCAAGCCGTTCACGCTGATGCAGTGGCTCAAGGAGGGGCACAGCCTCAACGAGAACATCGACGGCTCGCGCAGGTCGTGGCCGGCCAAGGAGTTCAACGCGCCCTGCACCCGGCTGACCGACAGCGGCGGGAAGGCATGGACCCCGGGCAACGCCGAGGGCGGCTCGTGGACGACCATGTCCGTGCTCGACGCCACGAAGAACTCGGTGAACTCGGCGTACATCGCGATGGGCAGCAAGGTCGACCTGTGCGGGATGATCGCCGGCGCCGAGTCGGTGGGCATCCACCGGGCGGTCCCCCGCGCGGACGGCGCGGTCAACCTCACCGTCCAGCCCAGCAACATCATCGGCACGGAGGAGGTCGCCCCACTGACGATGTCCGCCGCGTACGCGTCGCTCGCGGCGGAGGGCGTCTTCTGCAAGCCGATCGCGATCCTCAGCGTCCGGGCGGCGTCCGGCGACGAGCTCGCGGTCCCCACCGCCGACTGCCACCAGGCGGTCGAGCCGCACATCGCCCACGCGATGACGTACGCGTTGGGCAACGTGTGGAACGGCACCGCGAGCAAGCTCGGCAAGACCGCGTACACGTCCGCCGGGAAGACCGGCACGAGCTCGTTCAACGAGCACACCTGGTTCGCGGGGTACACCCCTCTGCGCGCGGCGGCCGTGTGGGTCGGCTACCACGACGGGACCCGGCAGGCGAAGAACATCAGGGTCAAGGGGAAAGTCGAGAGGTCCGTCTACGGCGCCACCATCGCGGGCCCGATCTGGCGCTCGTTCATGGACCCTGCGATGGAGGGCCAGGACGTGCCCGAGTTCACCGCGCCGCGCGACAAGGAGGTAGTCGGCGAGAAGGTCTTTGTGCCGTCGGTGATCGGCCAGAGCGTCGAAGCGGCCACGGCCGCGCTCAAGGGCGCCGGGTTCGGCGTCGCGTTGTCGCCGGATCCGGTCAGCTCGAGCCTGCAGGCCAACGTGGTGGCGGAGCAGTCGCCGAACGGGACCGCGGTGAAGGGCTCGGTCGTCACGCTGCGCGTCTCCGACGGGCAGGGCGGGAACGGGCCCGGGTGGCCTGGCTCACCTGGCCAGCCAGGAGGACCGGGCAACCCTGGGGGGCCGGGGAACCCGCCGCCGGGCCCGGGCAACCGGGGCTGA
- a CDS encoding penicillin-binding protein, which yields MGGLLAAGLVLPAVMALKGTAGVTSTAFDSLPSELDVKAVSEKSVMLAADGTILAEFYAEDREAVPLDAIAPAMQEAVIATEDKRFYEHGGIDPTGMLRAVARNASGSSTQGASTLTQQYVKNVLIESALRDGDRAAAADAREAQGTEGYGRKLREAKLAVSLEKVTSKDKILENYLNIAQFGIAVYGVEAASQRYFGKPASELGYLEAATLAGVTQSPTKWDPVKNPEASQGRRDVVLGLMREQGYITPEEHDQGVATPLADYLRPQDSKLSCMAAGAQVPGSGYFCDYVTKVVKNDPAFGETVDDRLELLYRGGLTITTTLDPREQALADAEVKNGIPVDDPSGVSSAISVVEPGTGRITAMAQNRVYNSASDAPPRETSTNFNTDTGYGGSSGFAPGSTFKPFTLLQWLREGHSLDEVVDASPMSYPIRAFPAPCVRVGREIYSFGNAEGSASGPMSVIDATRNSVNSAYIAMATKLNLCSIMEGAASLGIVQGGNGKPFDPLPANVLGSQSVAPLRMAAAFAAFSAGGVYCKPVAITNVSTPDGSQIPVPAPDCTQAIEPSIAAQLNYALGNVWSGTGKSLGARPYPASGKTGTTSHNEDTWFVGYNPVRSAAVWVGFSEGFIPVQNMVINGKAVKYTYGATIAGPTWVRYMDQAMEGASVPDFGGIGPVVLDGRLVSTPNVVGLAIEEAAAVLEYSGFTVAVGDAVPALTPADTVGAQDVTGSAMKGSTVTINPSTGSPPADEGMTLPTGGE from the coding sequence GTGGGAGGGCTGCTCGCCGCAGGGCTCGTGCTGCCCGCTGTGATGGCACTCAAGGGCACTGCGGGCGTCACCTCGACGGCGTTCGACAGCCTGCCATCCGAACTAGACGTCAAGGCCGTCTCCGAGAAGTCGGTGATGCTCGCCGCCGACGGCACGATCCTCGCGGAGTTCTACGCCGAGGACCGCGAGGCCGTCCCGCTGGACGCGATCGCGCCGGCCATGCAGGAGGCCGTGATCGCCACCGAGGACAAGCGCTTCTACGAGCACGGCGGCATCGACCCGACCGGCATGCTGCGGGCGGTGGCCCGCAACGCCTCGGGCAGCTCGACGCAGGGCGCCTCGACCCTCACCCAGCAGTACGTGAAGAACGTGCTGATCGAGTCGGCGCTGCGCGACGGCGACCGCGCGGCCGCGGCAGACGCGCGCGAGGCGCAGGGGACGGAGGGGTACGGCCGCAAGCTCCGCGAGGCGAAGCTGGCCGTCTCGCTCGAGAAGGTCACCAGCAAGGACAAGATCCTCGAGAACTACCTGAACATCGCCCAGTTCGGCATCGCGGTGTACGGGGTCGAGGCGGCGTCGCAGCGGTACTTCGGCAAGCCGGCCTCGGAGCTCGGGTACCTGGAGGCCGCGACCCTGGCGGGGGTGACGCAGAGCCCGACGAAGTGGGACCCCGTGAAGAACCCGGAGGCCTCGCAGGGCCGGCGCGACGTCGTGCTGGGGCTCATGCGGGAGCAGGGTTACATCACGCCCGAGGAGCACGACCAGGGCGTGGCGACGCCCCTCGCCGACTACCTGCGGCCGCAGGACTCGAAGCTGAGCTGCATGGCCGCCGGGGCCCAGGTGCCCGGCAGCGGGTACTTCTGCGACTACGTGACCAAGGTGGTCAAGAACGACCCGGCGTTCGGGGAGACGGTCGACGACCGCCTCGAGCTGCTCTACCGCGGCGGGCTGACCATCACCACGACGCTCGACCCGCGGGAGCAGGCGCTGGCCGACGCCGAGGTGAAGAACGGCATCCCGGTGGACGACCCGTCGGGCGTCTCGTCGGCCATCTCCGTGGTCGAGCCGGGCACCGGGCGCATCACCGCCATGGCGCAGAACCGCGTCTACAACAGCGCGAGCGACGCGCCGCCTCGGGAGACCTCGACGAACTTCAACACCGACACCGGGTACGGCGGGTCGAGCGGGTTCGCGCCCGGCTCGACGTTCAAGCCGTTCACGCTGCTCCAATGGCTCCGGGAGGGCCACTCGCTCGACGAGGTGGTCGACGCCAGCCCGATGTCCTACCCGATCCGGGCCTTCCCGGCGCCGTGCGTGCGCGTGGGGCGGGAGATCTACAGCTTCGGCAACGCGGAGGGCAGCGCGAGCGGGCCCATGAGCGTCATCGACGCGACGCGCAACTCGGTGAACTCGGCGTACATCGCGATGGCCACCAAGCTCAACCTCTGCTCGATCATGGAGGGCGCCGCCAGCCTCGGCATCGTGCAGGGCGGCAACGGCAAGCCCTTCGACCCGCTGCCCGCCAACGTGCTGGGCAGCCAGTCCGTGGCCCCGCTGCGGATGGCCGCGGCGTTCGCGGCGTTCTCCGCGGGCGGCGTCTACTGCAAGCCGGTGGCCATCACGAACGTCTCGACCCCCGACGGCAGCCAGATCCCCGTGCCGGCCCCCGACTGCACGCAGGCCATCGAGCCGTCGATCGCCGCCCAGCTCAACTACGCCCTCGGCAACGTGTGGAGCGGCACCGGCAAGTCGTTGGGCGCCCGCCCGTACCCCGCGTCCGGCAAGACGGGCACGACGAGCCACAACGAGGACACCTGGTTCGTCGGGTACAACCCGGTGCGCTCGGCAGCGGTGTGGGTCGGCTTCAGCGAGGGGTTCATCCCCGTGCAGAACATGGTCATCAACGGCAAGGCGGTGAAGTACACCTACGGCGCCACGATCGCGGGGCCCACCTGGGTCCGGTACATGGACCAGGCGATGGAGGGCGCCTCCGTGCCGGACTTCGGGGGCATCGGTCCCGTCGTGCTGGACGGGCGCCTGGTCTCGACGCCGAACGTGGTGGGGCTGGCGATCGAGGAGGCGGCCGCCGTGCTCGAGTATTCGGGCTTCACGGTCGCCGTGGGCGATGCCGTCCCCGCCCTCACCCCCGCCGACACGGTGGGCGCACAGGACGTCACCGGCTCGGCGATGAAGGGCTCGACCGTCACCATCAACCCGTCCACGGGCTCGCCTCCCGCTGACGAGGGCATGACGCTCCCCACCGGAGGGGAATGA
- a CDS encoding WhiB family transcriptional regulator: protein MGTTLQDAHWAAAAACGLGKVSPDALFVEGAAQREARAVCTGCPVRLECLADALDNRMDFGVWGGMTERERRALLRRRPDVRSWKSELVISGDVALAAH, encoded by the coding sequence GTGGGAACGACGCTGCAGGACGCACATTGGGCCGCTGCCGCGGCTTGCGGACTGGGCAAGGTCTCACCTGACGCGCTGTTCGTCGAGGGCGCCGCGCAGCGCGAGGCCCGAGCCGTGTGCACCGGGTGCCCTGTGCGGCTCGAGTGCCTCGCCGACGCGCTCGACAACCGGATGGACTTCGGGGTCTGGGGTGGCATGACCGAGCGTGAGCGCCGCGCGTTGCTCCGCCGCCGCCCCGACGTGCGCTCATGGAAGTCTGAACTGGTGATCAGCGGCGACGTCGCGCTGGCGGCGCACTAG
- a CDS encoding penicillin-binding protein — MAPSPRGRQVNLAQATALLLAFVLTAGVGGLVAAGTLLPAIAVAKGAADVTVTAFDDLPSELSTRPLSEKSTMLDATGNVLAEFYAEDRIVVPLDRIAPVMRDAVVATEDKRFFEHGGIDPTGMLRAAVKNASSDATQGASTLTQQYVKNVLLETAVRNGDAEAMAAATESEGIEGYSRKLREAKLAISLEKTTTKEQILENYLNIAQFGVSVYGVEAAAQKYFSTSAADLTYLQAATLAGVTQSPTKWDPIRNPENSQTRRNVVLQLMKAQGKITAEEYDAGIATPLADTLRPQEPRLGCMSADQAVPGSGYFCDYVVKVVKNNEAFGATEDERLDLLYRGGLTITTTLDPAEQAIADSEVKKSIPVDDRSGVAHAMSVVEPGTGRITAMAQNRVYTAVNSGVPGESSVNYNTDKAYGGSTGFAPGSTFKAFTLLEWLKQGHSLNETVDGTKMSYPQRAFTAPCTTLGTDTYKFGNAEGGRSGVMSVLDATRNSVNSAFIAMATQLDLCSIMEGAASLGVVQGGNGKAFDPLPANVLGSQSVAPLKMAAAFATFASGGMYCEPIAITSVTNPAGEEIPIPSANCTRAVEPQIANAMNHAMSNVWTGTAKSVGAPPFASAGKTGTTSRNENTWFVGYTPLRAAAVWVGYSEGMIPVQRMNVGGKWVQYMYGSTVAAPTWKSFMTQAMAGKDVPDFGAVDSTLLYGVQIPVPNVVGQAPEAAISALRAAGFNARVGPDQVNSNAAAGSVGSQSLTGTGTKGSWVTLSLSNGQPPAPSNDGDPDRGRGGGNGPGGPGPEGNN, encoded by the coding sequence ATGGCTCCCTCCCCCCGTGGCCGCCAGGTCAACCTCGCCCAGGCGACAGCCCTGCTCCTCGCGTTCGTGCTGACGGCCGGGGTCGGCGGACTGGTGGCCGCCGGGACGCTGCTCCCCGCGATCGCAGTGGCCAAGGGCGCCGCCGACGTCACGGTCACCGCGTTCGACGACCTCCCCTCCGAGCTGAGCACCCGGCCGCTCTCCGAGAAGTCGACGATGCTCGACGCCACCGGCAACGTCCTGGCCGAGTTCTACGCCGAGGACCGCATCGTCGTGCCGCTCGACCGGATCGCCCCCGTGATGCGGGACGCCGTGGTCGCCACCGAGGACAAGCGGTTCTTCGAGCACGGCGGGATCGACCCGACCGGCATGCTCCGGGCCGCCGTGAAGAACGCCTCGAGCGACGCCACCCAGGGCGCCTCGACACTCACGCAGCAGTACGTGAAGAACGTCCTGCTCGAGACTGCCGTGCGCAACGGCGACGCCGAGGCGATGGCCGCCGCCACCGAGTCCGAGGGCATCGAGGGGTACTCGCGCAAGCTGCGCGAGGCCAAGCTGGCCATCTCGCTGGAGAAGACCACCACCAAAGAGCAGATCCTCGAGAACTACCTGAACATCGCGCAGTTCGGCGTCTCGGTGTACGGGGTCGAGGCGGCCGCGCAGAAGTACTTCTCCACCTCCGCCGCGGACCTCACCTACCTGCAGGCCGCGACCCTCGCGGGGGTCACGCAGAGCCCCACCAAGTGGGACCCGATCCGGAACCCGGAGAACTCGCAGACCCGGCGCAACGTGGTGCTCCAGCTCATGAAGGCGCAGGGGAAGATCACCGCCGAGGAGTACGACGCCGGCATCGCCACGCCTCTCGCGGACACGCTGCGCCCCCAGGAGCCGCGTCTCGGGTGCATGTCCGCCGACCAGGCGGTCCCCGGCTCGGGCTACTTCTGCGACTACGTGGTCAAGGTCGTCAAGAACAACGAGGCCTTCGGCGCGACGGAGGATGAGCGGCTGGACCTGCTGTACCGCGGCGGCCTGACGATCACGACCACCCTCGACCCCGCTGAGCAGGCGATCGCCGACTCCGAGGTCAAGAAGAGCATCCCCGTCGACGACCGCTCGGGGGTCGCGCACGCGATGTCCGTCGTGGAGCCGGGCACCGGCCGCATCACCGCGATGGCGCAGAACCGCGTCTACACCGCGGTGAACTCCGGTGTCCCCGGGGAGAGCTCGGTCAACTACAACACCGACAAGGCCTACGGCGGCTCGACCGGCTTCGCCCCCGGCTCGACGTTCAAGGCGTTCACGCTCCTCGAGTGGCTCAAGCAGGGGCACAGCCTCAACGAGACCGTGGACGGCACCAAGATGTCGTACCCGCAGCGGGCCTTCACGGCGCCGTGCACCACGCTGGGCACCGACACCTACAAGTTCGGCAACGCCGAGGGCGGCAGAAGCGGCGTCATGTCGGTGCTCGACGCGACGCGCAACTCGGTGAACTCCGCCTTCATCGCGATGGCCACCCAGCTCGACCTGTGCTCGATCATGGAGGGCGCCGCGAGCCTCGGCGTCGTGCAGGGCGGTAACGGCAAGGCCTTCGACCCACTGCCCGCCAACGTGCTCGGCAGCCAGTCCGTCGCCCCGCTGAAGATGGCCGCCGCGTTCGCGACGTTCGCCTCGGGCGGCATGTACTGCGAGCCCATCGCGATCACCAGCGTCACCAACCCGGCGGGCGAGGAGATCCCCATCCCGAGCGCCAACTGCACCCGGGCCGTCGAGCCGCAGATCGCCAACGCGATGAACCACGCGATGAGCAACGTGTGGACCGGCACGGCCAAGTCCGTGGGCGCGCCGCCCTTCGCCTCGGCCGGCAAGACGGGCACCACCTCGCGCAACGAGAACACCTGGTTCGTGGGCTACACGCCGCTGCGCGCGGCGGCCGTGTGGGTCGGCTACAGCGAGGGCATGATCCCCGTGCAGCGGATGAACGTGGGCGGCAAGTGGGTGCAGTACATGTACGGCTCGACCGTCGCGGCCCCCACCTGGAAGAGCTTCATGACGCAGGCCATGGCGGGCAAGGACGTGCCCGACTTCGGCGCCGTCGACAGCACCCTGCTCTACGGGGTGCAGATCCCCGTCCCGAACGTGGTGGGGCAGGCGCCCGAGGCGGCCATCTCGGCGCTGCGCGCCGCCGGGTTCAACGCCCGGGTCGGGCCCGACCAGGTCAACTCGAACGCGGCGGCCGGCTCCGTCGGGTCGCAGTCCCTGACGGGGACCGGCACCAAGGGCTCCTGGGTGACGCTGAGCCTGTCCAACGGGCAGCCCCCGGCTCCGTCGAACGATGGCGACCCGGACCGGGGCCGTGGCGGCGGGAACGGCCCCGGCGGTCCTGGCCCCGAGGGCAACAACTGA
- a CDS encoding DUF4177 domain-containing protein, whose amino-acid sequence MATQWEYATVPLIIHATKAILDQWGSDGWELVQVIQGPDAGLVAYLKRPKAGA is encoded by the coding sequence ATGGCCACCCAGTGGGAGTACGCAACCGTTCCGCTCATCATCCACGCCACCAAGGCGATCCTCGACCAGTGGGGCTCTGACGGGTGGGAGCTCGTCCAGGTGATCCAGGGACCCGACGCCGGGCTGGTCGCCTACCTCAAGCGCCCGAAGGCCGGCGCGTGA
- a CDS encoding alpha/beta fold hydrolase gives MTTDSSALVLDGPWRHQLVPANGARFHVAVAGPDDRDAPMVVLLHGLLQFWWAWRHQLPALGDAGYRVVAMDLRGAGSSDKPPQGYDMPTLTRDVAGVVRSMGADSAVIVGHGLGGDVAWSMPAYHPSLTEAVAAVGAPHPLRTRSEPRSALAPAAARRLAYFQLPYLPERSLTRTDLVARVMREWGAPGWLDDDVAETYRRAARVPFAAHSAMEQARWVVRSGPRLDGRRYLAALRAAPAVPVLQVHGELDGCRPAGAAPAVGHIAASLGAGYRFEKVAGAGHYVPEEAPDRVNELLLAWLDEVAPV, from the coding sequence ATGACCACAGACTCCTCGGCCCTGGTCCTCGACGGACCGTGGCGTCACCAGCTCGTGCCGGCGAACGGCGCCCGATTCCACGTCGCGGTCGCCGGTCCCGACGACCGCGACGCCCCCATGGTGGTGCTCCTGCACGGGCTGCTCCAGTTCTGGTGGGCGTGGCGCCACCAGCTCCCGGCCCTCGGCGACGCCGGGTACCGGGTGGTCGCCATGGACCTGCGCGGGGCCGGCTCCTCCGACAAGCCGCCGCAGGGCTACGACATGCCGACCCTGACGCGCGACGTGGCGGGGGTCGTGCGGTCGATGGGCGCTGACAGCGCCGTGATCGTCGGGCACGGGCTCGGCGGGGACGTCGCCTGGTCGATGCCCGCCTACCACCCCTCGCTCACCGAGGCGGTGGCCGCGGTCGGGGCGCCGCACCCCCTGCGCACCCGCTCCGAGCCACGGTCCGCCCTCGCGCCCGCGGCGGCGCGGCGGCTCGCCTACTTCCAGCTCCCGTACCTGCCCGAGCGCTCGCTGACCCGCACCGACCTGGTCGCCCGGGTGATGCGGGAGTGGGGCGCCCCGGGCTGGCTCGACGACGACGTCGCCGAGACGTACCGCCGGGCCGCCCGCGTGCCGTTCGCGGCGCACTCCGCGATGGAGCAGGCCCGCTGGGTCGTGCGCTCCGGGCCCCGGCTCGACGGCCGTCGCTACCTCGCGGCCCTGCGCGCGGCCCCGGCGGTGCCGGTGCTGCAGGTGCACGGCGAGCTCGACGGCTGCCGGCCGGCGGGCGCCGCGCCCGCCGTGGGCCACATCGCCGCGTCGCTGGGCGCCGGGTACCGCTTCGAGAAGGTCGCCGGGGCCGGCCACTACGTGCCCGAGGAGGCGCCCGACCGCGTCAACGAGCTGCTGCTCGCCTGGCTCGACGAGGTCGCCCCCGTCTGA
- a CDS encoding RidA family protein, giving the protein MTATPTERLAQLGLTLPAVAAPLAAYVPAVRSGDHVYTSGQLPFVDGALPATGKVGDGPGLVDPSAAQALARTAALNAIAAVASVVGGADHIVRVVKVVGFVASDPAFTGQPAVINGASELLQAVFGDAGVHARSAVGVAVLPLDSPVELELVVEVA; this is encoded by the coding sequence GTGACGGCGACGCCCACCGAGCGGCTCGCCCAGCTCGGCCTGACGCTTCCCGCCGTCGCGGCCCCGCTCGCCGCCTACGTGCCCGCGGTCCGCTCGGGCGACCACGTCTACACGTCGGGCCAGCTCCCGTTCGTGGACGGCGCGCTGCCCGCCACCGGGAAGGTCGGCGACGGCCCCGGGCTGGTGGACCCGTCCGCCGCGCAGGCCCTCGCCCGCACGGCGGCGCTCAACGCGATCGCCGCCGTCGCCTCGGTGGTCGGCGGAGCCGATCACATCGTGCGCGTGGTCAAGGTCGTGGGTTTCGTCGCGAGCGACCCGGCGTTCACCGGCCAGCCCGCGGTCATCAACGGCGCCAGCGAGCTGCTGCAGGCGGTCTTCGGAGACGCGGGCGTGCACGCCCGCTCGGCCGTGGGAGTCGCCGTGCTGCCGCTCGACTCTCCCGTGGAGCTCGAGCTGGTCGTCGAGGTGGCCTGA
- the nth gene encoding endonuclease III, whose amino-acid sequence MTTTRKWLEETPLARVRRARRINRVLAERYPDARCELDFTTPLELLVATVLSAQTTDVRVNQVTPELFAEYPDAKAYAEADRVELEELLRPTGFFRAKTEALRGIGRELVERFDGEVPSRLADLVTLPGVGRKTANVVLGNAFGIPGITVDTHVGRLSRRLLWTTEEDPVKVEQDIASLIERPEWTMASHRLIFHGRRTCFARKPACGACPIAADCPSFGIGETDPVLAAAMLKG is encoded by the coding sequence GTGACCACGACGCGCAAGTGGCTGGAAGAGACCCCCTTGGCGCGCGTGCGCCGTGCCCGCCGCATCAACCGGGTGCTGGCTGAGCGCTACCCCGATGCCCGGTGCGAGCTCGACTTCACCACCCCGCTCGAGTTGCTCGTGGCGACAGTGCTCTCCGCGCAGACCACCGACGTCCGCGTCAACCAGGTGACCCCGGAGCTGTTCGCGGAGTACCCCGACGCGAAGGCCTACGCCGAGGCGGACCGGGTCGAGCTCGAAGAGCTGCTGCGACCCACCGGGTTCTTCCGGGCCAAGACGGAGGCGCTGCGCGGGATCGGCCGTGAGCTCGTCGAGCGCTTCGACGGTGAGGTGCCGAGCCGCCTGGCCGACCTGGTCACCCTCCCGGGGGTCGGCCGCAAGACGGCCAACGTGGTGCTCGGCAACGCCTTCGGGATTCCCGGCATCACCGTCGACACGCATGTCGGGCGGCTGTCCCGGCGGCTGTTGTGGACCACGGAGGAAGACCCGGTCAAGGTCGAGCAGGACATCGCGTCGCTGATCGAGCGACCCGAGTGGACCATGGCCTCCCACCGCCTGATCTTCCACGGGCGGCGCACCTGCTTCGCGCGGAAGCCCGCCTGCGGCGCGTGCCCGATCGCCGCCGACTGCCCCTCGTTCGGCATCGGCGAGACCGACCCCGTGCTCGCCGCGGCGATGCTCAAGGGCTGA
- a CDS encoding Crp/Fnr family transcriptional regulator, with protein sequence MEEDVVMSAPLFASMDPEASSALIASMTPVEVSRGEVLFHEGEPGDRLYVIRSGKIKLGRRSNDGRENLLAILGPGEMFGELSLFDPGPRTATATVVADGAILELGHLELIAWLEANPKVSKHLLGALARRLRRTNEALADLVFSDVPGRVAKALLDLSTRFGETVDEGIRVAHDLTQEELAQLVGASRETVNKALADFAARGWVRREGRAIVLFDVDRLERRAR encoded by the coding sequence GTGGAAGAGGACGTCGTGATGTCGGCGCCACTGTTCGCGAGCATGGACCCCGAGGCGTCGAGCGCGCTGATCGCGTCGATGACCCCCGTCGAGGTGTCACGCGGAGAGGTCCTCTTCCACGAGGGCGAGCCGGGCGACCGGCTCTACGTGATCCGGTCCGGCAAGATCAAGCTCGGCCGCCGCTCCAACGACGGCCGCGAGAACCTGCTGGCCATCCTCGGCCCGGGCGAGATGTTCGGCGAGCTGTCGTTGTTCGACCCGGGCCCCCGCACCGCGACCGCCACGGTGGTCGCCGACGGCGCCATCCTCGAGCTCGGCCACCTCGAGCTGATCGCCTGGCTCGAGGCGAACCCGAAGGTGTCGAAGCACCTGCTGGGCGCCCTGGCCCGCCGCCTGCGGCGCACCAACGAGGCGCTGGCAGACCTGGTCTTCTCCGATGTGCCCGGCCGGGTCGCCAAGGCCCTGCTGGACCTGTCGACCCGGTTCGGCGAGACGGTCGACGAGGGCATCCGGGTGGCTCACGACCTCACGCAGGAGGAGCTCGCCCAGTTGGTGGGCGCCTCCCGCGAGACGGTCAACAAGGCGCTGGCCGACTTCGCCGCGCGGGGCTGGGTGCGCCGAGAGGGTCGCGCCATCGTCCTGTTCGACGTCGACCGCCTCGAGCGCCGCGCCCGCTGA